CTACTTAGTATAATCAAAAAACAAGAGAAAAAATGGGTCACGCACACGAATCAAATACAAAAAGAATTTGGATTGTTTTAGCAATCTTAACAATAGTAACAACAGTAGAGGTAGCTTTAGGTATTGTAAAGCCAGCAAGTTTACACTTGCATGGGTGGGGAACTAGTTGGTTAAACTGGATATTCATTATCTTAACAATTGTAAAAGCATATTATATCGCATGGGCATTTATGCACTTAGAAGGAGAAAAGCCTTGGTTTAGACGTGCTATCGTTTGGACAGCAGTTTTCCTAATATGTTACTTAGTAACCTTAGTGTTAATAGAAGGTGGTTACTTATACGATACATTAGCACCATTAGTAAAATGGTAATCATATAAAACAAAAATTAAAGGTGGTGTTAACCACCTTTTTTTATATTAAAAATTATATAAAATGAATAAAACAAAAAGAAATATAGTATTGTTTGCACTGTTTATAGTGCCATTATTGTTTTATATATTTTTATCATTAGGAATCAATAACTTTGCAAAGTTACCTGTACTTACAGAGAACGTAATTGATGTTTCGTCAATTAGTAAAAAGCACCAATTTGATAAAAGAATATCAATAGTTACCTTTATAGGAAGCAATGTACAAGAAGCAAAAGGAGAGTTGTTTAATCTTAATGAAAAGATCTACAAACCATTTTATGGATTTAAAGACTTTCAGTTAATTGTTATTGCTTCAAATGAAGCCAAAGAAGAGGTAGAAAAACTCCAGAAGGAAATAGGAGCTTACACAAATATGGTAAAATGGAGTTTTGTTTTTGCTAGTGCTGCGGAAATTGAAGTATTGTATGATAGTTTTAAAACAAATCAGTCATTAGATAGAAATTTACATTCTTCAAAGGCTTTTATAATTGATAAAAATGGGAGCTTAAGAGGCAGAACAGATGATGAAGATAGTGCAGGAGGTAAGTTGTTTGGTTATAATATGAAGTCAGTAGCTGAACTTAATAATAAAATGAAAGATGATGTTAAGGTAGTATTGGCTGAATATCGTTTGGCATTAAAAAAGAATAACGCAGATAGAGAGATTTAAGGAAGACTCACATGAAAAAACAAAATTATTCATACATAGGTATTTCATTGATAGTATTGCTTTTTGGTATTTATGCAATTCCAAAAATAGTAGCACATTTTCAAACAGCTAATTTGCATAAGTTCAATAAAGTTCCAGATTTTGAATTTATTAATCAAGATGAAAAAACAATTACCAATAAAGATTATGAAGGAAAGGTATATGTAGTTGAATTCTTTTTTGCTACTTGTCCTACGATTTGTCCTTTGATGAATGCACAAATGGTAGAAATTCAAAATGAATTTATGGGTAACCCGAATTTTGGGATAGCATCATTTTCAATTACACCTGAAATTGATACACCACACCAATTGAAAGAGTATGCTAAAAACAACGGGATAAACCATAAAAATTGGCATTTACTTACTGGAAAGCCAGAGGATGTTGTGTATGATTTGTCAAATGAAGGTTTCAAGTTGTATGCAGGAAAAGGGGAAGCTAGTCATGGTGGTTTTGAGCATTCTGGTTTGTTTGCATTAGTAGATAAGGATGGATACATCCGTTCACGATATGATGAACATGGAAATCCAATTATGTATTACAGAGCCTTAGATGAACATAATTTTGGAAACCAAATTAGTGAGTTAAAAGAAGATATTAAGTTATTACTGAAAGAGTAACATGAGTACAGCAGAAGAAAAAAAGTATAAAAAATTTATTACTATAGTTTCTATTGTAATTCCTATAGCAGTAGCTGCTTTATTTGGAATTAAAATACCCAATGTAGAACCATTGTCTTTTTTACCGCCTATTTATGCTAGTATAAATGGTTTTACGGCTGTGTTGCTTCTTGCTTCAGTCGTTGCAATTAAAAACGGAAAAAGAAAATTACATGAACAGCTAAATACTACAGCTATTGTTTGCTCTGCGTTGTTTTTGGTAATGTACGTGGCATATCACA
The nucleotide sequence above comes from Tenacibaculum singaporense. Encoded proteins:
- a CDS encoding SCO family protein → MKKQNYSYIGISLIVLLFGIYAIPKIVAHFQTANLHKFNKVPDFEFINQDEKTITNKDYEGKVYVVEFFFATCPTICPLMNAQMVEIQNEFMGNPNFGIASFSITPEIDTPHQLKEYAKNNGINHKNWHLLTGKPEDVVYDLSNEGFKLYAGKGEASHGGFEHSGLFALVDKDGYIRSRYDEHGNPIMYYRALDEHNFGNQISELKEDIKLLLKE
- a CDS encoding cytochrome C oxidase subunit IV family protein, translated to MGHAHESNTKRIWIVLAILTIVTTVEVALGIVKPASLHLHGWGTSWLNWIFIILTIVKAYYIAWAFMHLEGEKPWFRRAIVWTAVFLICYLVTLVLIEGGYLYDTLAPLVKW
- a CDS encoding DUF420 domain-containing protein; this translates as MSTAEEKKYKKFITIVSIVIPIAVAALFGIKIPNVEPLSFLPPIYASINGFTAVLLLASVVAIKNGKRKLHEQLNTTAIVCSALFLVMYVAYHMTSDSTKFGGEGIIKYVYFFILITHILLSIIIIPFVLITFMRARLGNFPEHKKIAKITFPLWLYVAVTGVVVYLMISPYYV